A window of the Cystobacter fuscus genome harbors these coding sequences:
- a CDS encoding MGH1-like glycoside hydrolase domain-containing protein translates to MAIPASRSSARRAVGLGLTFALSGAPEPVAAEPVAPAPVASAIAGPLNRDAILAAQRLDEPQWYKDNIPFLDTPDDKIDEVYYYRWSTYKRALRYTVPGTGYVSTEYDVPIGYAGNPYTALPDAAGYHIQDGRWLANPDYAGDYLDFWLRGAGYTGTLNFSEWIIDAAYQRALVTGDQRDLISRLPELIGLYQRWNGRLVDNFPLNGGASNAKLYWQSPLSDATEYTETSMKSSNWFGGGAGYRPTINAYMYAAATAISKLARAAGDTATADDYASRAASIKDGVQKALWDPQRSFFFQVYTTYDDSNGALKGTRTTWRELMGYAPWAYNLPDAQYSSAWQFLTQPDGFGAAYGPTTLERMHPLEAEQAVIANATRWTSGSASNGSYIGQIDLATSSVTFTVDAPGDGTYPVKVFYANATGASSTHQLFVNGASTPQTVTYPATPAWGQFSAQQFVTVQVAMRAGSNALKFQKGTGYAELDKISANPYFNYQAIPSQPNREDWNCCHWNGPSWPFQTSQVLAGLANLLQNYPAQSYITAADYREMLSDFTALQYKEGKPYVAEAANGDTGQWIYDGFNFSEHYNHSSYIDLVLTGLLGIKPQANDTLVLKPLVSPSWDYFAVQDLPYHGHKLTLVFDRYGTRYGQGSGLRVIQDGQLIHSAATLGETTLKVAPTVLPAARPRMMNVAANPLTMEQDWLNRTITQPYPRAFASYTNPVSNGPRCHSGQTCRPTTYDQPMRATDGWIRYDAIPDNRWTNLGSPNATDHLGVDFGAVRPLQQVSLYLYDDRDRIRAPAAYDVQYLDGQTWRSIPNQIKTPATPVGNDLNTVTFPVLSTSQLRVVFTPQGGKFVGVTELQSWYPQPPPVRLVSKNSGLELAVTGDSMAFGAEVSQQAATGARSHQWNVVPAENGFSKLINVQSGLVLGIRDASTAAGALALQWGDTLTRDHLWSIVDMGNGYSKLVNAHSGMVLGIRDASRSVGAPALQWHDTGTDDHRWRIEAAAPSSAAP, encoded by the coding sequence ATGGCAATACCCGCATCCCGTTCCAGCGCCCGACGAGCAGTCGGACTGGGTCTGACCTTCGCCCTGTCCGGCGCGCCGGAACCGGTCGCCGCGGAGCCCGTGGCCCCGGCACCGGTCGCGTCAGCCATTGCCGGACCGTTGAACCGGGATGCGATCCTGGCGGCGCAGCGCCTCGACGAGCCCCAGTGGTACAAGGACAACATCCCCTTCCTGGACACGCCGGACGACAAGATCGACGAGGTCTATTACTACCGCTGGAGCACCTACAAGCGGGCGCTGCGCTACACCGTGCCCGGCACGGGCTATGTCTCCACGGAGTATGACGTCCCGATCGGCTACGCCGGCAACCCCTACACGGCGCTTCCAGATGCGGCCGGCTACCACATCCAGGATGGACGGTGGCTCGCCAATCCGGACTACGCCGGGGACTACCTGGACTTCTGGCTGCGCGGTGCCGGCTACACCGGAACCTTGAACTTCTCCGAGTGGATCATCGATGCCGCCTATCAACGGGCGCTGGTGACCGGAGATCAGCGGGATCTGATCTCCCGCCTCCCGGAGCTCATCGGGCTGTACCAGCGCTGGAATGGCCGACTCGTCGACAACTTCCCCCTCAACGGTGGAGCGTCGAACGCGAAGCTGTATTGGCAATCGCCGCTGTCGGACGCGACGGAGTACACCGAGACGTCCATGAAGAGCAGCAATTGGTTCGGCGGCGGTGCCGGCTACCGCCCGACCATCAATGCCTACATGTACGCCGCCGCCACCGCGATCAGCAAGCTCGCCCGCGCCGCCGGAGACACCGCGACCGCCGACGATTACGCGTCCAGGGCCGCGTCCATCAAGGACGGCGTGCAGAAGGCCCTGTGGGATCCCCAGCGATCCTTCTTCTTCCAGGTGTACACCACCTATGACGACTCCAATGGAGCCTTGAAAGGCACGCGAACCACCTGGCGTGAGCTGATGGGGTACGCGCCCTGGGCCTACAACCTTCCGGACGCGCAGTATTCGTCCGCCTGGCAGTTCCTGACCCAGCCCGACGGTTTTGGCGCCGCCTACGGTCCCACCACGCTCGAGCGCATGCACCCGCTCGAGGCAGAGCAGGCCGTCATCGCCAACGCCACCCGGTGGACCTCGGGCTCCGCCTCCAACGGCTCGTACATCGGTCAGATCGACCTGGCCACCAGCAGCGTCACCTTCACGGTCGACGCACCGGGCGACGGCACGTACCCGGTGAAGGTGTTCTACGCCAACGCGACGGGCGCCAGCAGCACGCATCAGTTGTTCGTCAACGGCGCGTCGACGCCGCAGACCGTCACCTACCCGGCGACCCCTGCCTGGGGCCAATTCTCCGCTCAGCAATTCGTGACGGTGCAGGTCGCGATGCGCGCCGGGTCCAACGCCTTGAAGTTCCAGAAGGGCACCGGCTACGCCGAGCTGGACAAGATCTCCGCCAATCCCTACTTCAACTACCAGGCCATCCCATCCCAGCCCAATCGCGAGGACTGGAACTGCTGCCATTGGAACGGCCCGAGCTGGCCGTTCCAGACCAGCCAGGTGCTCGCCGGTCTGGCCAATCTGCTCCAGAACTACCCGGCCCAGTCCTACATCACGGCGGCGGACTACCGGGAGATGCTCAGCGACTTCACGGCGCTGCAGTACAAGGAGGGCAAGCCCTACGTGGCCGAGGCGGCCAATGGCGACACCGGCCAGTGGATCTACGACGGCTTCAACTTCAGCGAGCACTACAACCACTCCTCCTACATCGATCTCGTGCTCACCGGCCTGCTGGGAATCAAGCCCCAGGCCAATGACACCCTGGTGCTCAAGCCACTGGTGTCACCATCCTGGGACTACTTCGCGGTCCAGGATCTGCCCTATCACGGCCACAAGCTCACCCTCGTGTTCGACCGGTACGGCACCCGCTACGGTCAGGGCTCGGGTCTCCGGGTCATCCAGGATGGCCAGTTGATCCACAGCGCGGCCACGCTGGGTGAGACGACCCTCAAGGTCGCCCCGACGGTGCTGCCGGCGGCCAGACCGCGGATGATGAACGTGGCCGCCAATCCGCTGACCATGGAGCAGGATTGGCTCAACCGAACGATCACCCAGCCCTACCCGCGCGCGTTCGCCTCGTACACCAACCCGGTGTCCAACGGGCCGCGATGCCACAGCGGACAGACGTGCCGGCCGACCACCTATGATCAGCCCATGCGGGCCACCGATGGGTGGATCCGGTATGACGCCATCCCGGACAACCGGTGGACCAACCTGGGCTCCCCGAATGCCACCGACCACCTCGGCGTGGACTTCGGAGCGGTGCGGCCCCTCCAGCAGGTGAGCCTCTACCTCTACGATGACCGCGATCGAATCCGCGCGCCGGCCGCGTATGACGTCCAGTACCTGGACGGGCAGACGTGGAGAAGCATTCCCAACCAGATCAAGACGCCGGCCACGCCGGTGGGCAATGATCTCAACACGGTGACCTTCCCGGTCCTCTCGACGTCTCAGCTGCGCGTCGTCTTCACGCCCCAGGGTGGCAAGTTCGTGGGCGTCACCGAGTTGCAGTCGTGGTACCCCCAGCCGCCGCCCGTGCGGCTCGTCAGCAAGAACAGCGGCCTGGAGCTGGCGGTGACGGGAGACTCCATGGCCTTTGGCGCCGAGGTGTCGCAGCAGGCCGCCACCGGGGCGCGCTCGCACCAGTGGAACGTGGTCCCAGCGGAGAACGGGTTCTCCAAGCTCATCAACGTCCAGAGCGGACTGGTGCTGGGCATCCGCGACGCCTCCACCGCCGCGGGCGCCCTCGCGCTGCAGTGGGGCGACACCCTGACCCGGGATCACCTGTGGTCCATCGTGGACATGGGCAATGGCTACTCCAAGCTCGTGAACGCCCACAGCGGGATGGTGCTGGGCATCCGCGACGCGTCCCGGTCCGTGGGGGCCCCCGCGCTGCAATGGCACGACACCGGCACCGACGATCATCGGTGGCGCATCGAGGCCGCCGCTCCCTCGTCCGCGGCCCCGTGA
- the chvE gene encoding multiple monosaccharide ABC transporter substrate-binding protein → MKSIGSMVVAVAVGALALMAGACTQDKATIGVSMPTKSSARWIDDGNNMVKALQAKGYKVDLQYAEDDIPNQLAQIENMLTKGSKVLVIAAIDGTTLSNALQQAADQGIKVIAYDRLIRDSKNVDYYATFDNFQVGVLQGGYIEKALGLKEGKGPFNIELFGGSPDDNNAFFFYNGAMSVLKPYLDSGKLVVRSGQVGMDKVSTLRWDGAVAQARMDNLLSAYYADKRVDAVLSPYDGLSIGILSSLKGVGYGTPTQPMPIVTGQDAEVPSVKSILAKEQTSTVFKDTRELARVTANMVDAILTGKTVEVNDTQTYNNGAKIVPSFLLKPVSIDATNWKQVLVDGGYYKENQLK, encoded by the coding sequence ATGAAATCAATTGGCTCCATGGTGGTGGCAGTGGCGGTGGGTGCGCTCGCGCTCATGGCTGGCGCGTGCACCCAGGACAAGGCGACCATCGGCGTCTCGATGCCCACCAAGTCCTCGGCCCGCTGGATCGACGATGGCAACAACATGGTCAAGGCCCTCCAGGCGAAGGGCTACAAGGTCGATCTGCAATATGCGGAGGACGACATCCCGAATCAGCTCGCCCAGATCGAGAACATGCTCACCAAGGGCTCCAAGGTGCTGGTGATCGCCGCCATCGACGGCACCACCCTGTCCAACGCGCTGCAGCAGGCGGCCGATCAGGGCATCAAGGTCATCGCCTATGATCGCTTGATTCGCGACTCGAAGAACGTCGACTACTACGCCACCTTCGACAACTTCCAGGTGGGGGTGCTCCAGGGTGGCTACATCGAAAAGGCGCTCGGCCTGAAGGAGGGCAAGGGCCCCTTCAACATCGAGCTCTTCGGCGGCTCGCCCGACGACAACAACGCGTTCTTCTTCTACAACGGCGCCATGTCCGTGCTCAAACCGTACCTCGACAGCGGCAAGCTCGTGGTGCGCTCGGGGCAGGTGGGAATGGACAAGGTCTCGACCCTGCGCTGGGACGGCGCCGTCGCCCAGGCGCGCATGGACAACCTGTTGAGCGCCTACTACGCCGACAAGCGCGTGGACGCCGTCCTCTCGCCCTATGATGGCCTCAGCATCGGCATCCTCTCCTCGCTCAAGGGCGTGGGCTATGGAACCCCGACGCAGCCCATGCCCATCGTGACGGGCCAGGACGCGGAGGTGCCCTCCGTGAAGTCCATCCTCGCCAAGGAGCAGACGTCCACGGTGTTCAAGGACACCCGCGAGCTCGCCCGGGTCACGGCCAACATGGTGGATGCCATCCTCACCGGGAAGACGGTCGAGGTGAACGACACCCAGACCTACAACAACGGGGCGAAGATCGTGCCCTCCTTCCTGCTCAAGCCCGTGAGCATCGACGCCACCAATTGGAAGCAGGTCCTCGTCGATGGCGGCTACTACAAGGAGAACCAACTCAAGTAG
- a CDS encoding glycoside hydrolase family 43 protein, translating into MFSAPPLPRPSRLTSLASALSALCLVLAGPGAWAQTTSASAFAMGYFTESPNGLASDYGLHLAVSDDGREWTPLNQNAPVVTPTLGTKGLRDPFILRKQDGTFVVLATDLYGLDFSKQNQFIHVWDSRGLTSFENYRRVKLHDLPTHSWAPESFWDAQRGQYAVIYSAFNGTRDVILVNYTSDFVTFSAAQTYFDPGFNVLDATMHSHGGVNYLYFKRTSDNRLMGARSTSLAPGAFNASIYTRAFDGLGATEAPIVVKSLDRDEWTMWGDIYTPVNGRFFAWRSGNITQDAWEPLSQRLYTQPINSKHATIVALTSAEKSALISRYGTPAWIRLKSYNYPDRYVRHANYEGRVDPYPMDPYTDSQFRLVGGLASSSGVSLQSVTDPGLYLRHSGFEVRLARDDGSASFAADATFTRAAGLANASWTTLRSWNYPDRALRHQGFRLRIDPINASSSLTDREDATFALTR; encoded by the coding sequence ATGTTCAGCGCCCCCCCGCTCCCACGCCCTTCCCGCCTCACCTCGCTGGCCTCCGCGTTGAGCGCCCTGTGCCTCGTGCTCGCGGGCCCGGGAGCGTGGGCCCAGACGACGAGCGCGTCCGCTTTCGCCATGGGCTACTTCACCGAGTCTCCCAACGGACTGGCCAGCGACTATGGCCTGCACCTCGCGGTGAGCGACGACGGACGGGAGTGGACGCCGCTCAACCAGAACGCGCCCGTGGTGACGCCGACCCTCGGCACCAAGGGCCTGCGCGACCCGTTCATCCTGCGCAAGCAGGACGGCACCTTCGTCGTCCTGGCCACGGACCTCTACGGACTCGACTTCTCCAAGCAGAACCAGTTCATCCATGTCTGGGACTCCCGCGGCCTGACGTCCTTCGAGAACTACCGGCGGGTGAAGCTGCATGATCTGCCGACCCATTCGTGGGCGCCCGAGTCCTTCTGGGACGCTCAACGCGGGCAGTACGCGGTCATCTACTCCGCCTTCAACGGCACGCGCGACGTCATCCTCGTCAACTACACGAGCGACTTCGTCACCTTCTCGGCGGCCCAGACGTACTTCGACCCGGGCTTCAACGTGCTCGACGCGACGATGCACTCCCACGGCGGCGTCAACTACCTGTATTTCAAGCGCACGAGCGACAACCGCCTCATGGGGGCGCGCTCCACGTCGCTGGCGCCGGGCGCCTTCAACGCGTCCATCTACACACGGGCCTTCGATGGGCTCGGCGCCACCGAGGCCCCCATCGTCGTCAAGTCGCTCGACCGCGACGAGTGGACGATGTGGGGGGACATCTACACGCCGGTCAACGGCCGCTTCTTCGCCTGGCGCTCGGGGAACATCACCCAGGACGCCTGGGAGCCGCTGAGCCAGCGCCTGTACACGCAGCCCATCAACTCCAAGCACGCCACCATCGTGGCCCTCACCTCGGCGGAGAAGTCCGCGCTGATCAGCCGCTACGGCACGCCGGCGTGGATCCGCCTCAAGTCGTACAACTACCCCGACCGCTACGTGCGCCACGCCAACTACGAGGGCCGTGTGGACCCCTACCCCATGGATCCCTATACGGACTCGCAGTTCCGCCTGGTGGGCGGGCTCGCCAGCTCGAGCGGCGTGTCGCTGCAGTCGGTGACCGATCCGGGCCTCTACCTGCGCCACTCGGGCTTCGAGGTGCGCCTGGCCCGCGATGACGGCTCGGCCAGCTTCGCCGCGGACGCGACCTTCACGCGCGCGGCCGGCCTGGCCAATGCCTCCTGGACGACGCTGCGGTCCTGGAACTACCCGGATCGGGCCCTGCGCCACCAGGGCTTCCGCTTGCGCATCGATCCCATCAACGCCTCCTCGTCGCTGACCGACCGGGAGGATGCGACCTTCGCCCTGACCCGCTGA
- the mmsB gene encoding multiple monosaccharide ABC transporter permease, giving the protein MRTAPRPLPSVGSFLKAHFRDYGMLLALLAIMLFFQVSTGGTLLKPLNLTNLVLQNSYIVIMALGMLLVIVSGHIDLSVGSVVGFVGGLAAVLMVEYGLPFLPTMGLCLAVGGLIGGIQGYWVAYMRVPSFIVTLAGMLVFRGLQLALLGGRSVGPFSTGFQKLSSGFIPDVFGGGALNATCLLLGATTVAASLWGGVRQRRQQQQHGLETVPFALFAFKNGLLAALVLSFCYLLATYRGLPNVLLIMTLLVALYAFVTNRTVMGRRIYALGGNEKAARLSGIKTERLTLLAFVNMGALAALAGLIFAARLNTATPKAGLGFELDVIAACFIGGASAAGGFGKVTGAVIGALIMGVMNNGMSILGIGIDYQQIIKGLVLLAAVSVDVYNRKK; this is encoded by the coding sequence TTGCGGACCGCCCCGCGTCCGCTTCCCTCGGTGGGGAGTTTCCTCAAGGCGCATTTCCGTGACTACGGCATGCTCCTGGCGCTGCTGGCGATCATGCTGTTCTTCCAGGTGTCCACCGGGGGAACGCTCCTCAAGCCGCTCAACCTGACGAATCTGGTATTGCAGAACAGCTACATCGTCATCATGGCGCTGGGCATGCTGCTCGTGATCGTCTCCGGGCACATCGACCTCTCCGTCGGCTCGGTGGTCGGATTCGTCGGGGGCCTCGCGGCGGTGCTGATGGTCGAGTACGGCCTGCCCTTCTTGCCGACGATGGGACTCTGCCTGGCGGTGGGTGGGCTCATCGGTGGCATCCAGGGGTACTGGGTCGCCTACATGCGCGTGCCTTCGTTCATCGTGACGCTCGCGGGCATGCTCGTCTTCCGGGGGTTGCAGCTCGCGCTGCTCGGGGGCCGGTCCGTCGGTCCCTTCTCCACCGGGTTCCAGAAGCTGAGCTCTGGCTTCATCCCCGACGTGTTCGGCGGGGGGGCACTCAACGCCACGTGCTTGCTCCTGGGCGCCACGACCGTGGCCGCGAGCCTGTGGGGGGGCGTTCGCCAGCGCCGCCAACAGCAGCAGCATGGGCTCGAGACGGTGCCCTTCGCCCTGTTCGCGTTCAAGAACGGGCTGCTCGCCGCGCTCGTCCTGTCCTTCTGCTATCTGCTCGCCACCTACCGCGGCCTGCCGAACGTGCTCCTGATCATGACCCTGCTGGTTGCCCTGTATGCCTTCGTGACGAACCGCACCGTGATGGGACGGCGCATCTACGCCCTCGGCGGCAACGAGAAGGCCGCGAGGCTCTCCGGCATCAAGACCGAACGGCTCACCCTGCTGGCCTTCGTCAACATGGGAGCGCTCGCGGCACTCGCCGGCCTCATCTTCGCGGCGCGCCTCAACACCGCGACCCCGAAGGCGGGCCTCGGCTTCGAGCTGGATGTGATCGCCGCCTGCTTCATCGGCGGGGCCTCGGCCGCTGGCGGCTTCGGCAAGGTCACGGGCGCGGTCATCGGCGCGTTGATCATGGGCGTGATGAACAACGGCATGTCGATCCTCGGCATCGGCATCGACTACCAGCAGATCATCAAGGGGCTCGTGCTCCTCGCCGCCGTGTCGGTCGATGTCTACAATCGCAAGAAGTAG
- the mmsA gene encoding multiple monosaccharide ABC transporter ATP-binding protein, with amino-acid sequence MTAVLEMRGITKTFPGVRALHDVHLTVQAGEIHALIGENGAGKSTLMKVLSGVHPHGTYSGELLFEGEERRFSGISDSEKLGIIIIHQELALVPLLSIAENIFLGNEQAEHGVIDWSVTHARTRQLLDRVGLRESPDTLVTELGVGKQQLVEIAKALAKEVKLLILDEPTASLNESDSSALLDLLLRFKERGITSILISHKLNEITRVADSITVLRDGATIETLDCRREPVSEDRIIQGMVGRGMADRYPKRNRVPGEVLLEVEGWTAHHPVHPARRVVKDVSLTLRRGEILGIAGLMGAGRTEFAMSLFGRTYGRDIRGRVRVEGREVDVSTVEKAIRQGIAYVTEDRKTYGLILSEDIRKNVTLAHLDGVSRFQVIDEVRELAVANEYRDRLRIRSSSIYQETLNLSGGNQQKVVLSRWLFANPKVLILDEPTRGIDVGAKYEIYTIINELARTGKGVLMISSEMPELLGMCDRILVMSEGALVAEFTAEQASQEKIMQAIMRKGAH; translated from the coding sequence ATGACCGCTGTGCTCGAAATGCGGGGAATCACCAAGACGTTTCCCGGCGTGCGTGCGCTCCACGACGTCCACCTCACGGTCCAGGCCGGCGAAATCCATGCGTTGATCGGCGAGAACGGCGCGGGCAAATCCACCCTCATGAAGGTGCTGAGCGGCGTCCATCCGCATGGCACCTATTCGGGAGAACTCCTCTTCGAGGGCGAGGAGCGGCGCTTCTCGGGCATCTCGGACAGCGAGAAGCTCGGCATCATCATCATCCACCAGGAGCTCGCCCTCGTCCCCCTGCTGTCGATCGCCGAGAACATCTTCCTCGGCAACGAGCAGGCGGAGCACGGCGTCATCGACTGGTCCGTGACCCACGCGCGCACCCGGCAACTGCTCGATCGGGTCGGACTCCGGGAGTCCCCCGACACGCTCGTGACCGAGCTCGGCGTGGGCAAGCAGCAGCTCGTGGAGATCGCCAAGGCCCTGGCCAAGGAGGTCAAGCTGCTCATCCTCGATGAGCCGACCGCGAGTCTGAATGAAAGCGACAGCAGCGCGCTGCTCGATCTGCTGCTGCGGTTCAAGGAGCGGGGCATCACCTCCATCCTCATCTCCCACAAGTTGAACGAAATCACCCGGGTCGCGGACTCGATCACGGTGCTGCGCGATGGAGCGACCATCGAAACCCTGGACTGCCGCCGCGAGCCGGTCAGCGAGGACCGGATCATCCAGGGCATGGTCGGCCGGGGCATGGCGGACCGCTATCCCAAACGAAACCGGGTCCCGGGCGAGGTGCTCCTCGAGGTGGAGGGCTGGACAGCCCATCACCCGGTCCATCCCGCGCGGCGGGTCGTCAAGGACGTCTCCCTGACGCTGCGCCGCGGGGAGATTCTTGGCATCGCCGGTCTGATGGGAGCGGGCCGGACCGAGTTCGCGATGAGTCTGTTCGGCCGCACCTACGGCCGGGACATCCGTGGGCGCGTGCGCGTCGAGGGCCGGGAGGTCGACGTCAGCACGGTGGAGAAGGCCATCCGCCAGGGAATCGCCTACGTGACCGAGGACCGGAAGACCTATGGTCTGATCCTCTCCGAGGACATCCGCAAGAACGTGACGCTCGCCCATCTGGACGGGGTGTCGCGCTTCCAGGTCATCGACGAGGTGCGGGAGCTCGCGGTCGCGAACGAGTACCGGGACCGGCTGCGGATCCGCTCCTCGAGCATCTATCAGGAGACCTTGAACCTCTCGGGCGGCAATCAGCAGAAGGTGGTGCTCAGCCGCTGGCTCTTCGCCAATCCCAAGGTGTTGATCCTCGATGAGCCGACCCGCGGCATCGACGTGGGGGCCAAGTATGAGATCTACACGATCATCAACGAGCTCGCCCGGACGGGCAAGGGCGTGCTGATGATCTCCTCCGAGATGCCGGAGCTGCTCGGCATGTGCGACCGGATCCTCGTGATGAGCGAAGGCGCGCTCGTGGCGGAGTTCACGGCCGAGCAGGCGTCCCAAGAGAAGATCATGCAGGCCATCATGCGCAAGGGAGCACACTGA